The Streptomyces sp. NBC_00224 genome contains the following window.
GGCGAGGGCCTCTCGAACGCGCAGATCGCGTCCCGCCTGTTCCTCTCCGAGGCCACGATCAAGGGCTACGTGTCGCGAACGCTGGACAAACTCAACTGCACCAACCGCACCCAGGCGGGCCTGCTGGCCCATGACGCGGGGATCGTGGGGGCGTAGGGACCTGGCGTGGCACCTGGCATGGCGGACGGGCATGCTCAGGTCGCTCGGTACGTTTCGGGGAAGCACGCGGCGTTGCCCGCGTGAGGGCAGGGTTGGGCCTCAGTCCTGACGGGCCGCCCCCAGGGTCACAGTCGCGCCGCTGTGGGTACGGCCCAGACAGGGACTCACACCGGATCGGGCAGGTCCATCAGTCCATCAGTGCGAGCTTGGCCGGGTCGACCACGGCCGTGATCTCCGTGAGCGGGGCGGGACGCCATACGCCGGGCTCCGATCGAGGCGATGGCATCCCCCGCGAGGTATGAACTCAAGCCTCGGCCAGGGTGCTTGGGGTGGTCAGGTGTGGCTGGCTGGGTGCTGGCGGAGGTGGGCGGGTGTTTGGCTGATGCGGACGAGGCGGTCGAAGTCGACTGCCGCGCCGCGCAGGAGGAGGTCGACGGTGTCGGCTGCGGACGGACGGGCCGTGGTGGTGTCGCCCAGGAGCGCGCGCTGGTAGACGGAGGCGGCGAGGAGGTCGACGAGAACGTGCGGGTCGACGTCGGGGCGCAGGTCGCCGCGGCTGACGGCCTGTTCGACGGCTGTGGTGGCGGCCTGCCTGCTGGGTTGGACGAGCACCTCCATCAGTCGCCGGTGCAACTCCGGTACGCGGGCGCAGTCGGCGACCAGCGGTGCCAGGACGCCGCGTGGCAGCCGCTCGTGCAGGGCCTCGTCCAGCAACCTCACGCTCTGCATGAGGTCGCAGCGGGTGCAGTTGTTGTCCGGCACGGGCGGGATGGCGAGTATCGAGGCGAGCGCGTCGATGAGGAGGTTCTGGCGCAGCGGCCAGCGGCGGCGCATGGCCGCTTTGGTCGTGCCCGCCCGTGCGGCGACCGCCTCCAGGGCGAAGCCCGTGTAGCCGTCCGTACGCAGGATCTCCAGAGTGGCGGCCAGGACGGCGGCGTCGATCGCCGGGTCGCGCGGGCGCCCGGCCGCACTCACTCGGCGTCCTGCGGGTACCACCGCAGCTCGACGGTGTTGCCTTCCGGGTCCTGGACGTACACGGAGGTGGCACTGCCCCGCGCGCCGAAGCGCGGCACGGGGCCCTCCAGCACGGTGAAGGTGCCCGAGTCGATGACCTGCTGCCAGTCCAGCGGGTCCACGACGAGGCAGATGTGGTCGACGTTCGACTCGCCGCGCGGACGGTCGAACAGGTCGATGATCATCGTGGGGCTGACCCGGACGGAGGGGAAGGGCACCTTGCCGGCCCGCCATTCCTCGACGCGGACCGGTTCGAGGCCGAGGGGGCCGGTGTAGAAGTCGAGGGCGCGCTCGACGTTCTGGACGTTGAGGACGAGGTGGTCGAAGTCCTTGACGCGCAGCATGAGGTCGGAGCCTTTCGGTCAGGGGTTGGTGGGTCAGCGGGGCCGGTCGTTATTTCGATTCGGTCCGGATCGGATCGTAACAGGGGGAGAGGTTGTTGGGGAAGGGGGTTCGGTGCCTCATCTGCTCTGTGGGGAGAGCTGGTTGGGGATTTTTTGTTGCGCATGGCGGGGGCTCGGGTTTGGTCCGGCGGCGGGGTGCGCATGGAGGTGCTGGCCGGTTTGGGGGCCGGGGTGTTTCTTCGGGTTACGGTGTGCAGCCACTGTCCGGGGCTCGCGGGCGGCCTTTCGGGTGTGACCGGCTGTCCGGTGTCGCTGGCGTCGGGCCGGGCTGGGGGCGTCGGGGTGCGTGCCGCGCCCACGGGCTCAGGCGGCGTTCGCCCGCCCACCGGGCTTCCCATCCGATCCCGCATTTGCCCGACCTCGCATTTGAACGCGTTCAAGTCCTGCTCTAGGCTCAGACTCAAGGCAACAGAGGGAGGGGAAGTCGATGAAGGTAGTCATTCCCGGCGGAACCGGGCAGGTCGGCGCTGTGCTGGACCGTGCTCTGACCGCCGCGGGCCATGAGGTCGTGATCCTCACCCGGCGGCCCGTGCGCGAGCGCGAGGTCTATTGGGACGGGGAGAGCGCGGGGCCGTGGATCGAGGAGATCGACGGCAGTGACGTGGTGATCAACCTGGCCGGCCGAAGTGTCAGCTGCCGGTACACCCCGGCCAACCTGCAGGCCATGATGGACTCGCGCGTGCGCTCGACGGAGGTCGTGGGCCGCGCGATCGCGGACGCCGCCCGGCCGCCCCGCCTCTGGCTGCAGATGAGTACCGCCACCATCTACGCCCACCGCTACGACGCGGCCCACGACGAGGCCACCGGTGTGATCGGCGGCGCCGAAGCGGGCGCTCCGGCCTACTGGGGCTACAGCGTCGAGATCGCCAAGGCCTGGGAGCAGGCGCAGCAACAGGCCGACACCCCGCACACGCGCAAGGTCGCGCTGCGTTCCGCCATGGTGATGAGCCCCGACCGAGGCGGGGTCTTCGACGTGATGTCGTGGATGGTACGGCTCGGCCTCGGCGGGCCCGTCGCGGGCGGCGCGCAGTACGTGTCGTGGATCCACGAGTACGACTTCGTCCGCGCGGTCCAGTTCCTGGTTGACCGGGACGACATCTCAGGCCCGGTCAACCTCGCCGCCCCCGCCCCGCTTCCCCACCGCGCCTTCATGCGCGCCCTGCGCGCCGCCTGGCGGGTCCCGGTGGGCCTGCCCGCCACGAAGGGCATGGCCGAACTCGGCGCGTTCGTACTGCGCTCGGACACCGAACTCCTGCTGAAGAGCCGCCGCGTCGTCCCCGGCCGCCTCCTCGATACGGGCTTCACCTTCGACCACGGTGAGTGGCCGGATGCCGCCCGGGACCTTGCCGAGCGTCGACGTCAGCGCCGGCGCGAGGGGTGACGCCGGGCCTGGGTTACAGGTGTGGTGGTGTCACCGGTCGGCCGGGGCGGTCCCGTCTGGCTGATGAGCGGTTTGCCGATGATGAGTGGTTTGACGATGAGGAGTTGTGCGGCGGCGAGGGCCAGGGCGAGGCATGCGGTGGCCGCCCATAGGGTCGTGACGCCGGTGTGTTCGAGTATCTGCGTGGCGGTGACGGGGGCGGCGGTGGTGGCGATGCCCCAGCTGATGCCGTACGCGGCGAGGTAGCGGTCGGTGGCGCCGGCCGGGGCCAGGTCGGCCACGACGCTGATGGCCCGGCCCAGGATGATGACGTCCCCCAGGCTCCAGACGGCGGTCGCGATCAGGAACGCGGGCAGGGTGTGCGCGATCGCGTAACCGGCCAGCCCGATGGCCAGCAGGGTGTAGCCGAGGGCGAGGGCAACTGGGGCGGCAAGCACTGTGAGGCGGCGCAGGCGCAGTGCGGGCTGGGCCGCTATGACGGTCACGGCCGAGGCGGTGAACAGCAGCCCGGCGTCGGCGGCCTCGTGGCCGCGCCGGTCCAGGGTGAGTGGCAGCGCCATGACGATCTGCATGGAGATGAGCGCGAACGCGGTGCCGGACGTGAACATCGCCCACAGCGCGCGGTCGCGCCAGGGGCGGACCGGTGCGCCGAGTTCGCGGTCGTGGGCGGCGGGAGGGTGAGGATGGTCCGTGGCCGGAGGAGGTAGCTGGTCCGCCGCCGGTGGGTGGGGGTGGTCCGCGGGCAGCGCGATGCGCAGCGCCAGCGCGCAGGCCAGGCAGGTGAGTGCGTCGACGACGAAGAGCCAGCGCAGGTCGTAGCGGCCCAGAGCGGCCGCGATGAGGCCGGCGCCCGTGCCGCCGGCGGCGAGCGCGGCATTGAGCAGGCCGTACGCGCGTACTCGCTCGGCGGGAGGAACGGTGTCGGCGATGATCGCCTGGCTCGGCGGCTCGTAGAGCTCGAAGGCAAGGCCGAGCAGGATCGCGAAGCAGGCCACCGCGACCAGGGAACCGGCGGCGGCGATGCCCAGTTGTGCGAGGGCGCAGCCGGTGAGGCCGACGACGATCGTACGGCGGCGTCCGAGGCGGGCCGCCAGGTGGCCGCCCGCGAGCCGGGAGGGGATCGTCGCGAGGCCGAAGGCTGCCGAGAGCAGGCCCGCCGTCGTGGTGCTCGCACCGAAGTCGGCGCTGATCAGGACCGTCAGGAAGGGCAGGGAGAAGGCACCCAGCCGGTTGATCGCCCGTGCCGCCACCAGCAGCCATACGGTCCGCGGCATGGCCGCCACCCCTCGTGTAACTGTCGAATCGAGTAATGTCAGTCACGCACGCTAACCATCGAAGGAGTGACTGGTCAAGTGATGTTCGACAGTCACGTCGCGGTGCTGCTGGACCAAGCCGTATCGCTCGTGAACACGTTGACCGACGGACAGGCGCGCGGTCGCCCCTACGCCGCG
Protein-coding sequences here:
- a CDS encoding TetR/AcrR family transcriptional regulator C-terminal ligand-binding domain-containing protein yields the protein MSAAGRPRDPAIDAAVLAATLEILRTDGYTGFALEAVAARAGTTKAAMRRRWPLRQNLLIDALASILAIPPVPDNNCTRCDLMQSVRLLDEALHERLPRGVLAPLVADCARVPELHRRLMEVLVQPSRQAATTAVEQAVSRGDLRPDVDPHVLVDLLAASVYQRALLGDTTTARPSAADTVDLLLRGAAVDFDRLVRISQTPAHLRQHPASHT
- a CDS encoding TIGR01777 family oxidoreductase, which codes for MKVVIPGGTGQVGAVLDRALTAAGHEVVILTRRPVREREVYWDGESAGPWIEEIDGSDVVINLAGRSVSCRYTPANLQAMMDSRVRSTEVVGRAIADAARPPRLWLQMSTATIYAHRYDAAHDEATGVIGGAEAGAPAYWGYSVEIAKAWEQAQQQADTPHTRKVALRSAMVMSPDRGGVFDVMSWMVRLGLGGPVAGGAQYVSWIHEYDFVRAVQFLVDRDDISGPVNLAAPAPLPHRAFMRALRAAWRVPVGLPATKGMAELGAFVLRSDTELLLKSRRVVPGRLLDTGFTFDHGEWPDAARDLAERRRQRRREG
- a CDS encoding VOC family protein, with the protein product MLRVKDFDHLVLNVQNVERALDFYTGPLGLEPVRVEEWRAGKVPFPSVRVSPTMIIDLFDRPRGESNVDHICLVVDPLDWQQVIDSGTFTVLEGPVPRFGARGSATSVYVQDPEGNTVELRWYPQDAE
- a CDS encoding MFS transporter, coding for MPRTVWLLVAARAINRLGAFSLPFLTVLISADFGASTTTAGLLSAAFGLATIPSRLAGGHLAARLGRRRTIVVGLTGCALAQLGIAAAGSLVAVACFAILLGLAFELYEPPSQAIIADTVPPAERVRAYGLLNAALAAGGTGAGLIAAALGRYDLRWLFVVDALTCLACALALRIALPADHPHPPAADQLPPPATDHPHPPAAHDRELGAPVRPWRDRALWAMFTSGTAFALISMQIVMALPLTLDRRGHEAADAGLLFTASAVTVIAAQPALRLRRLTVLAAPVALALGYTLLAIGLAGYAIAHTLPAFLIATAVWSLGDVIILGRAISVVADLAPAGATDRYLAAYGISWGIATTAAPVTATQILEHTGVTTLWAATACLALALAAAQLLIVKPLIIGKPLISQTGPPRPTGDTTTPVTQARRHPSRRR